A genomic window from Montipora capricornis isolate CH-2021 chromosome 8, ASM3666992v2, whole genome shotgun sequence includes:
- the LOC138059165 gene encoding sorting nexin-8-like: MCGDADMASALSSGSVPAFYREIYQIVCPNQEERIERDMFVKILVKSSLPKQSLSQIWEAVDPRQDGFVTRDGLYKALALTALAQQGKSISDKALEMFIDAELPKPSLGDLSDLKTLSVRHRREHNPNVLGYNYDELVTLDKVDVELVPEKKGIILKHNEYHVSSRRHNCTVNRRYNDFVAFHDLLLLRFPYRLIPTLPPKKLMGGSKEFIEARKRALKRFLTLVARHPVLCEDKIVNFFLTVKGSDIGQKMKDQFKSMPDEFMSSPLASKAKELVPMDTQASFQSSRLQIQAIQNSVEKLKDVADRMTARALSFSSDMLQCAKELTALSNEPHPTTVWASGNDNSWGNLKHGFSGVTPYYTKLSEAGASWFKREDCGAVEYLALFLDLTISYKDLCDRHEKGVLKDHQNSLHKMQQIKKRQIAAQAKGQEYQVDQLESKIVEQETDISNMENRNFYSLHCLQLETQLVHANMKILAIALQEMVASQIVAHKELGVVWNELEPHVDGLLPSSSPVSSPRGSPPLK, from the exons ATGTGTGGTGATGCGGACATGGCGTCCGCTTTGAGTTCTG GGTCCGTTCCCGCGTTTTATCGCGAAATATATCAGATTGTGTGTCCAAATCAAGAGGAGAGAATTGAGAGGGATATGTTTGTCAAGATCTTGGTGAAATCGAGCCTCCCCAAGCAATCTCTCAGTCAA ATTTGGGAAGCTGTAGACCCGAGACAAGATGGTTTTGTAACTAGGGATGGTTTGTATAAAGCACTGGCCTTGACTGCACTTGCCCAACAAGGAAAAAGCATTTCAGACAAAGCATTAGAGATGTTTATTGATGCAG AGTTACCAAAACCATCGTTAGGGGACTTATCTGATCTGAAAACGCTTAGTGTCCGTCACAGACGTGAACATAACCCAAATGTCCTTGGCTATAACTATGATGAACTTGTTACTCTAGATAAAGTTGATGTAGAACTTGTACCAGAGAaaaaaggcatcatcttgaAGCACAATGAGTACCATGTTTCCAGCAGG AGGCACAACTGTACTGTTAATCgacgttacaatgactttgttGCCTTTCACGATTTATTGCTGCTGAGATTCCCTTATCGTCTGATTCCTACCCTTCCCCCAAAGAAACTCATGGGAG GTAGTAAAGAGTTTATTGAAGCACGAAAAAGAGCCTTAAAACGGTTTCTTACCCTTGTTGCCCGACATCCAGTCCTTTGTGAGGACAAAATTGTGAACTTCTTCCTTACAGTAAAAGGATCG gATATTGGCCAGAAAATGAAAGATCAGTTTAAATCAATGCCTGATGAATTTATGTCAAGTCCACTTGCATCCAAAGCCAAG GAGCTTGTACCAATGGATACGCAAGCTAGCTTTCAAAGTAGTCGATTACAGATTCAGGCCATTCAAAACAGTGTGGAAAAGCTAAAAGATGTTGCTGACAGGATGACAGCTAGGGCATTAA GTTTTTCTTCTGATATGCTTCAGTGCGCCAAGGAACTTAC AGCCTTAAGTAATGAACCACACCCCACAACAGTATGGGCAAGCGGCAATGACAATTCATGGGGGAATCTCAAGCATGGCTTTTCTGGTGTCACGCCATACTACACAAAACTTTCAGAGGCAGGAGCTAGCTGG TTCAAAAGGGAAGATTGTGGTGCTGTTGAGTACTTAGCTCTTTTCTTGGACTTGACAATAAGCTACAAG GATCTTTGTGACCGACACGAGAAAGGAGTGCTAAAAGATCACCAAAACTCACTTCACAAGATGCAGCAGATTAAAAAACGTCAGATTGCTGCTCAGGCAAAAGGGCAGGAGTATCAAGTGGATCAGCTGGAATCAAAAATAGTTGAACAGGAAACAGATATCAGTAACATGGAAAACAGAAACTTTTACTCTTTGCACTGTCTACAGTTAGAGACTCAATTGGTACATGCCAACATGAAGATCCTCGCAATTGCCTTGCAAGAGATGGTTGCGTCACAAATTGTTGCACACAAGGAG CTTGGTGTTGTGTGGAATGAGCTTGAGCCTCATGTGGATGGATTACTTCCCAGCAGTTCTCCTGTGTCTTCCCCTCGAGGCTCTCCACCATTGAAATAG